AGCTGTCGCCGATTTTATGACCACCTCCGGTTAAGGTATCAATGCTATGGAGCATTGCCCATAAAGAATCAGGCACGCAGTACTTAAAACAAAAATCACCTTCAGACTTAAGGCCCGTTATCGGTTTGGTTATTGACTGGCGCGCAAATTTGGTTGAAACCCATGCAAGCTCGGGATTGATACCTTTAGCTACTCTCCATTGAAATTTATCCCAGTGCAGATACTTACCATTGTTGTCGGTTGCACCGTAGGAGCCCATCAGCGGGAAGATATCTTCCAGGCTAAACTGCTCCATCAAGGCAGCTAGGGATTTGGGTTTTCTCAGTCTGGCCATATCAATACCAATTTATAACTTAATTTTCGATTTTTAAGTTTATAAATGAAGCCAAATGCTTTCAACTTAATTTTTAAAATTTGAGTTTTTAATTGTAACTTAAATCTGGAAGAGTGAAGTTAGATCTAGGCAGGGGAATTGTTATGACAGGGCAGGCGTGAATGCCTGCCCGGAATAAGTTATTTCAGAGGAACCACCAGCATATCAACCGGGATGGATCTCATAACCTGTTTGGTAGAGGATTTCACGGTATGCCAGAAGTCCTGATGGTGACCGCAGACAATTAAATCAAATTCGTATTCAGCGATTGCTTTTTCCAGCTCGTCGTCCAGACCACCGCATGCGACGAGTGTATTTTCGATGGGATAAGATGCGTTATCCTTCAGTTCCTTCAGCTTATCCTGTGACTCCTTCAGAACTTTATTTTCTGCACTCTCTTCAACCAATGAGTTGACGATTTGACGGGTGAAGTCGTCGTCCTGAACAACTTCAATGTGTATCAGAGACAATTTTGCCTGATTGGCTTTTGCCTGGCTGGCCGCCTTCTCTACCAGAAGGTGGCTTTCACTAGATAGGTCGACAGCGACAAGTATATGCTTATAAGTCATTTTCTCTCTCCTTGTTTTTATAATATTAGTTTAGAGGTAAATCGTGAGTTAGTGTTTAGTGGTTTTCACAATTCCCGAAATCGCGACAAATCACCTCATCAAACTCTGATACCGGAACAGGTTTGGAGAAGTAATAGCCCTGATATACATCGATGTGATGTTTTTTCAACAGTTCAAACTGCTCTCTATCTTCAACACCTTCAGAAACGACACTCAGGTTAAAAGCGCTGGCCAGGTCAACAATAGACTTAACCATAATGTTGGCCTGATCGTTACTGGTTACGTCTTTGATAAAGGAGCGATCGATCTTTATTTCATCGATAGGCAGCGATCTCAGGTAGTTAAGGGACGAGTATCCGGTACCAAAATCATCCAGAGAAATGGATATACCGTGCTCTTTCAGACGGCTCAGCTTCTCTGTTGCGTCATTTATGTCCTGAATAAGAACTGACTCTGTTACTTCAAAAATAAGCTTGGTATGGTCGATATCAAAGGAGGCGATGGTTTTGATGATTTCCTCGACAAACTGATCTTGCCAAAGCTGTTTTGCACTTAAGTTCACAGCAATTTTGAGGTGCTCTGTTTCTGGATGCGACTGCCATTTCTGAAGCTGCTGGCAAGACTGCTCAAGCACCTGAGCTCCGATTTGAATAATCATATTGCTCTCTTCAGCCATCTCCATAAACGAATTTGGATAAAGCAGATCTAGTACCGGGTGTTGCCAGCGAACCAGCGCCTCTGCTCCGACAACCCTTTCGTCTGAGTCGAGTTTTGGTTGTAGATGGATGCAGAAATCGCGGTGTTCAATTGAATTTCTCATCGCTCTTTGCAGCTCACTGGTGTGATTGAGTTCGTTCTGCATCTCCATATCAAAGATTAAAGCGGAGTGACCACCATTTGCTTTGGCACGATACAGGGCGATATCGGAAAGCTGTAATAGCTTTCCGGGCGCCACATCAGCGGACTTAAATACAACCCCGCCGATACTGGCGGTTATCGCATAATTGATCTCCAGCTCCTGCAAGTCGCTGCTTAATATTAGTGAGCGGGATATGTCCTGAATCAGGCTGTCGGCATACTCCTGAGCTTTTAGCGTGGCTGCTTTCTGGCTCTTGTCTAATAAAGGAAGAATGATAACGAATTCATCACCGCCGAAGCGGGAAACTAAACCGCGATCCTGATTAAACCCGGTAAGCCTTTTTGCGATGGCTTCCAGCAGCTTATCGCCCATATGGTGGCCATAGCTGTCATTGAGTAGTTTGAAGCGGTCCAGATCTAAGAACAGAAGTGTACTGTAGCTATCTTCCCTGGCGCTTTCATCAATGGTTTTATCCAGATCGATTTCAAGCTGGGTGCGGTTAGCCAGACCTGTGAGCTGGTCATAATAGGCAAGGTGAATCACCTTCTGCTGATTGAGCTTCTTCTGAGTAATATCTAAAGCGATACCCACAAGCCAGGTTGGTTTTCCTTCATTATCGTATTCTGCAACCCGGCCTCTGTCCCATACCCAGATAACTTCTCCGTCGGGGCGTTTCATCCGGAACTCAATGCTGTAGGGTTTGTTCTCGGTCAGCAGAGCCTGTAATGCTGACCTCACCATACCTATATCTTCCGGGGCTATGGCGTTTTCAAATTCCGCGAAGGTGTTTTCGCTAGTTTCAATCCCGGTGATCAGCTCCCACTGGCGGTTATGCAGTACCTGGTTTGTCACCGTATTCCATTCCCACAGCCCTTCCTCAGAAACATCCAGTACGTTCTGCAGGCGCTGCTTGTTTCTTTCAGACTCCTCTTTAAGACGCGTAATATCAGTAATATCTTTCGCTATTACCGCAATTTTCAGCTTGTCCTGCGCATCCCTGAAGGGGATCTTTACCGAATGGAAATGGCGAACCTCATTGGTTTTTGCGTCGGTGGATGATTCGTAAACCTCTTCTTTTTCAAAGCGGTCCATTATTAACTGAACATTTTTGCGGAAAAAATCAGCCTGCTCTTTGTTTTTGGTGAAATAGTAATCGTCTTTACCAATCAT
This genomic stretch from Vibrio sp. JC009 harbors:
- a CDS encoding universal stress protein, which encodes MTYKHILVAVDLSSESHLLVEKAASQAKANQAKLSLIHIEVVQDDDFTRQIVNSLVEESAENKVLKESQDKLKELKDNASYPIENTLVACGGLDDELEKAIAEYEFDLIVCGHHQDFWHTVKSSTKQVMRSIPVDMLVVPLK
- a CDS encoding bifunctional diguanylate cyclase/phosphodiesterase encodes the protein MYDITGFNKLKVYLAALCSSLLTSLLILYFYSHLPDESGYIGHYILTFILVLFSHIFLTFFIQKKIKKHSDIIKGLLHAISDVIVFKDYQGNFLFCNETVANLYKSTPEEMIGKDDYYFTKNKEQADFFRKNVQLIMDRFEKEEVYESSTDAKTNEVRHFHSVKIPFRDAQDKLKIAVIAKDITDITRLKEESERNKQRLQNVLDVSEEGLWEWNTVTNQVLHNRQWELITGIETSENTFAEFENAIAPEDIGMVRSALQALLTENKPYSIEFRMKRPDGEVIWVWDRGRVAEYDNEGKPTWLVGIALDITQKKLNQQKVIHLAYYDQLTGLANRTQLEIDLDKTIDESAREDSYSTLLFLDLDRFKLLNDSYGHHMGDKLLEAIAKRLTGFNQDRGLVSRFGGDEFVIILPLLDKSQKAATLKAQEYADSLIQDISRSLILSSDLQELEINYAITASIGGVVFKSADVAPGKLLQLSDIALYRAKANGGHSALIFDMEMQNELNHTSELQRAMRNSIEHRDFCIHLQPKLDSDERVVGAEALVRWQHPVLDLLYPNSFMEMAEESNMIIQIGAQVLEQSCQQLQKWQSHPETEHLKIAVNLSAKQLWQDQFVEEIIKTIASFDIDHTKLIFEVTESVLIQDINDATEKLSRLKEHGISISLDDFGTGYSSLNYLRSLPIDEIKIDRSFIKDVTSNDQANIMVKSIVDLASAFNLSVVSEGVEDREQFELLKKHHIDVYQGYYFSKPVPVSEFDEVICRDFGNCENH